A portion of the Natronococcus sp. AD-5 genome contains these proteins:
- a CDS encoding RNA-guided endonuclease InsQ/TnpB family protein, whose product MEHSHRYQAYPTQEVAEGLEYHLNVHRQLYNHIRWDYENSPEDDKPSEYDQNNKLPEWKRKWPVFSELHSKAAQATVARFHRNLSNLRKKKEKGYNVGRLKRQAPTDYRSVTYNQSGFDLDEKRGRDRFAYVRFSKIGWVKIRYHRPIPDHATIKEVTFKKETTGEWFVSFGLEIDEADLPEKPGVDSLDASNSVGIDLGILNYIHTSDGTTVDWLDLEDDYERLRREQRKLSRKEYGSNNYEKQRQKIAKINRHIQRKVLDYQHKITTWLVREYDAVFVEDLDVKEMLEQPHTARNKQDAAWRQFITLLEYKAELYGCHVKQVEARGTTKECARCGVETAKPLWVREHSCPSCGFKTDRDANAVMNVLQRGFSELGLGWPEDTPVETVTATDTTQFESVSASHVVETGSLGA is encoded by the coding sequence ATGGAACACAGTCACCGCTACCAAGCCTACCCGACACAAGAGGTAGCGGAAGGACTGGAATACCATCTGAACGTTCATCGCCAACTCTACAACCACATCCGATGGGACTACGAAAACAGTCCTGAGGACGACAAACCGTCTGAGTACGACCAGAACAACAAACTCCCCGAGTGGAAACGTAAGTGGCCTGTGTTTAGCGAACTGCACTCGAAAGCCGCACAAGCTACCGTCGCTCGTTTCCACCGCAATCTCTCGAACCTTCGCAAGAAGAAAGAGAAGGGATACAACGTCGGTCGTCTCAAGCGGCAAGCACCCACCGATTATCGAAGCGTGACGTACAACCAGTCCGGTTTCGACCTCGATGAAAAGAGGGGCCGCGACAGGTTTGCCTACGTGCGTTTCAGCAAAATCGGCTGGGTCAAAATCCGGTACCACCGCCCGATACCCGACCACGCCACCATCAAAGAAGTCACCTTCAAGAAGGAGACGACTGGCGAGTGGTTCGTTTCCTTCGGACTGGAAATCGACGAGGCTGACCTGCCAGAGAAACCCGGCGTGGACTCACTCGATGCGAGCAACAGCGTCGGGATCGACCTCGGTATCCTCAACTACATCCATACGTCGGACGGGACAACCGTGGACTGGCTCGACCTCGAAGACGACTACGAGCGTCTGCGCCGCGAACAACGCAAGCTGTCGCGGAAGGAATACGGGTCGAACAACTACGAGAAACAACGCCAGAAGATCGCCAAGATCAACCGCCACATCCAGCGGAAGGTGCTGGACTACCAGCACAAAATCACGACGTGGCTCGTCCGAGAATACGACGCCGTGTTCGTGGAAGACTTGGATGTGAAGGAGATGCTTGAGCAGCCACATACCGCTCGGAACAAGCAGGATGCGGCGTGGCGACAGTTCATCACACTCCTCGAATACAAGGCGGAGTTGTACGGCTGCCACGTCAAACAGGTCGAAGCACGAGGAACGACTAAAGAGTGCGCTCGGTGTGGTGTGGAGACAGCGAAACCCCTCTGGGTGCGTGAACACTCCTGTCCCTCGTGCGGATTCAAGACGGACAGGGACGCGAACGCGGTGATGAACGTGTTGCAGCGAGGTTTTTCTGAGTTAGGGCTGGGATGGCCCGAAGACACGCCCGTGGAGACTGTGACCGCTACGGACACGACTCAGTTTGAGTCCGTGTCTGCAAGTCACGTCGTAGAAACGGGAAGCCTCGGGGCTTGA